A stretch of Pirellulales bacterium DNA encodes these proteins:
- the ppk1 gene encoding polyphosphate kinase 1 produces the protein MRLAPHTLWNHVDLVFHGFGQYTCRRSGGKMGLTAGRDWLYGLRRPPGAFFLASERHRSWRPPGKNLGFSIIWGSAESEDIVIEQAFLADHFLNRELSWLEFNARVLEEAADETNPLFERVKFLSIFSSNLDEFFMIRVAGLREQAFGDLAPQDYSPDGMRPINQLQRIAARTQELVAAQYRCWNDSVRPALAEQGFRLLKHEELNDEQRGMLDKFFAERAFPILTPMAVDPAHPSPRYHNRSLYLAAILDRRTGLGPAHLFAVVQLPQVLPRLVTLGQGDDLQFMLLEDAISARLPELFGGFDVLSSTTFRITRDSDVELLEQESDDMLRLIEKRLRERARGQAVRLEVAADVSDDLIRMIVEPEEIKDGDASAESYSELYRVSGPLDLTAMTELLRVPGREHLRDVPFTPRPPRGRGGRGSEDLFTSIRRQDILVHHPFDSFEPVVEFVNRAATDPNVLAIKQTLYRTSGDSPVTRALMAAAENGKHVTALVELKARFDEANNVSWSRQLERAGVHVVFGFLDLKTHCKLSLVVRQEGNVVRRYVHLGTGNYNPTTALLYTDLGLFTAQEDIAADASALFNLLTGYSQGHQWRKLVVAPGDLHRRTIELVDEQTRRARAGRSSRIFAKLNALVDYRVIESLYRASQAGVPIDLVVRGICCLRPGMPGISENIRVRSIVDRFLEHSRLYVFGPDEEAEILLASADWMPRNFYRRVEVMFPIESPNARERILQEILPAYLRDNVKARILRADGTHYRAPRGPDEIRHRCQEELLHGRLGGISPVSESATPTLAEPHVENGAHKPGSEAARL, from the coding sequence GTGCGCCTTGCGCCGCATACGCTGTGGAATCACGTCGACCTCGTGTTCCATGGATTTGGTCAATATACCTGCCGTCGATCGGGCGGTAAGATGGGCCTGACGGCAGGACGCGACTGGCTGTATGGCCTGCGTCGGCCCCCGGGAGCGTTTTTTCTTGCGTCGGAGCGGCATCGCAGCTGGCGGCCTCCCGGCAAAAATCTAGGATTTAGCATCATCTGGGGTAGCGCCGAGAGCGAGGATATCGTGATCGAACAGGCATTTTTAGCGGACCATTTTCTCAATCGCGAGTTGAGCTGGTTGGAGTTCAACGCGCGAGTGCTGGAAGAGGCCGCTGACGAAACCAATCCGCTCTTCGAGCGTGTAAAGTTCCTGTCGATCTTCAGCTCGAATCTCGACGAGTTTTTCATGATCCGGGTCGCGGGGCTGCGCGAGCAGGCGTTTGGCGATCTGGCTCCGCAGGACTATTCGCCCGACGGCATGCGTCCGATCAATCAGTTGCAGCGGATCGCGGCGCGGACGCAGGAACTGGTCGCGGCGCAGTACCGTTGCTGGAACGATTCAGTGCGCCCGGCGCTGGCCGAGCAGGGATTCCGTCTGCTCAAGCACGAAGAGCTGAACGACGAGCAGCGAGGCATGCTCGACAAGTTTTTTGCCGAGCGCGCCTTTCCGATTCTTACGCCCATGGCCGTCGACCCGGCCCATCCCAGCCCGCGCTATCACAACCGCTCGTTGTACCTGGCCGCGATCTTGGATCGGCGCACTGGGTTGGGGCCGGCGCACCTGTTTGCCGTGGTGCAGTTGCCGCAAGTTTTGCCACGGCTGGTAACGCTCGGCCAGGGAGACGACCTGCAATTTATGCTGCTGGAAGACGCGATTTCGGCGCGTTTGCCAGAGCTCTTTGGCGGCTTCGACGTGCTGTCCAGCACGACCTTTCGTATCACCCGCGACAGCGACGTGGAGTTGCTGGAACAAGAATCCGACGACATGCTGCGGCTGATCGAAAAGCGCCTCCGCGAGCGTGCCCGAGGACAGGCTGTGCGCCTGGAGGTGGCCGCCGACGTCAGCGACGATTTGATCCGTATGATCGTCGAGCCGGAGGAAATCAAGGACGGAGACGCGAGCGCCGAGTCTTACAGCGAACTGTACCGGGTGTCTGGTCCGTTGGACCTGACAGCCATGACCGAATTGCTGCGTGTGCCAGGACGCGAGCATTTGCGCGACGTGCCGTTCACGCCCCGTCCGCCCCGGGGGCGCGGGGGACGCGGCAGCGAGGATTTGTTCACGTCGATTCGCCGGCAGGACATCCTGGTTCATCACCCGTTCGATTCCTTCGAGCCGGTGGTGGAGTTCGTCAACCGTGCCGCGACCGATCCAAATGTGCTGGCCATCAAGCAGACGCTCTATCGCACGAGCGGCGATTCCCCGGTGACCCGTGCCCTCATGGCGGCGGCCGAGAACGGCAAACACGTTACGGCCCTTGTGGAGCTGAAGGCCCGCTTTGACGAGGCCAACAATGTCAGCTGGTCGCGGCAGTTGGAGAGGGCCGGGGTACACGTCGTGTTCGGCTTCCTCGACCTCAAGACACATTGCAAGTTGTCACTAGTTGTCCGCCAAGAGGGGAACGTCGTGCGACGATACGTTCACCTGGGAACGGGCAACTACAACCCCACGACCGCGCTGCTGTATACCGACCTGGGATTGTTCACGGCTCAGGAGGATATCGCGGCCGATGCCTCGGCCCTATTCAACCTGCTGACCGGTTATTCGCAGGGGCATCAATGGCGGAAGCTGGTGGTCGCCCCGGGCGATCTGCACCGGCGCACGATCGAATTGGTCGACGAACAAACGCGCCGTGCCCGGGCGGGCCGATCGTCGCGGATTTTCGCCAAGCTCAACGCGCTGGTGGATTATCGCGTGATCGAGTCGTTGTACCGTGCCAGCCAGGCCGGTGTGCCGATCGACCTGGTGGTGCGCGGCATCTGTTGCCTGCGGCCGGGCATGCCGGGTATTTCGGAGAACATTCGCGTCCGCAGCATTGTGGACCGTTTTCTCGAACACAGCCGCTTGTACGTTTTTGGCCCAGACGAGGAGGCGGAGATCTTGCTGGCCAGCGCCGACTGGATGCCACGAAATTTCTATCGTCGCGTCGAGGTCATGTTTCCGATCGAGTCGCCCAATGCCCGCGAGCGGATCTTGCAGGAGATTTTGCCGGCCTATCTGCGCGACAACGTCAAAGCGCGCATCCTGCGTGCCGACGG
- a CDS encoding 6-pyruvoyl tetrahydropterin synthase family protein, which yields MSEKFHVRIAKESLVFSAAHFITFAGNICERLHGHNYKVAAEVHGTLDENHYVVDFIAVRDALRQIVEVLDHHMLLPTDHPKIKVAAGPTSVEVTFEERRWLFPREDCVLLPVANTTAELLAQYIGHKLLDELQKRTGTRPKRMSVAVDECDGQWGVWEINDE from the coding sequence GTGAGCGAGAAATTCCACGTCCGCATTGCCAAGGAATCGCTGGTTTTCAGCGCGGCGCACTTTATCACGTTCGCCGGCAATATTTGCGAGCGATTACACGGCCATAACTATAAAGTGGCTGCCGAAGTTCACGGCACGCTGGATGAAAACCATTACGTGGTCGATTTCATCGCAGTCCGCGATGCGCTGCGGCAAATCGTCGAAGTGCTCGACCATCACATGCTACTGCCGACCGATCATCCCAAAATCAAGGTCGCGGCCGGGCCGACGAGTGTCGAGGTTACCTTCGAGGAGCGTCGCTGGCTATTTCCTCGCGAGGATTGCGTGCTGCTGCCGGTCGCCAACACCACCGCCGAGTTGCTGGCCCAGTACATTGGCCACAAACTTCTCGACGAATTGCAGAAGCGGACCGGCACGCGACCGAAGAGAATGTCAGTCGCCGTCGACGAATGCGACGGCCAATGGGGCGTTTGGGAAATCAACGATGAATGA
- a CDS encoding triphosphoribosyl-dephospho-CoA synthase, whose amino-acid sequence MSNSNHWPQQVGQWGGLACLLEATAPKPGNVHRGADFEDLTYLDFATSALAIAPALADAAAGGRLGPCVREAIGATRRAVGTNTNLGAVLLLVPLAMVPRQESLRTGVRAILTRLDPADAQGVYEAIRLAMPGGLGKVDEADITDPPPSDLLYAMRLAAERDLVARQYANNFAEIFECVLPELQAGVQALWPLADTIVHTHLRLLSQHPDSLIARKCGQPIAAQATRGAQRVLAAGQPGETAYHEALADLDFWLRADGHRRNPGTSADLITAGLFAALREGIIETPLNFYAS is encoded by the coding sequence TTGTCGAACAGCAATCATTGGCCGCAGCAGGTTGGACAGTGGGGCGGATTGGCTTGCCTGCTCGAAGCTACGGCGCCCAAGCCGGGCAATGTACATCGCGGCGCCGACTTCGAAGATCTCACGTATCTCGATTTCGCGACCAGCGCGCTGGCGATCGCGCCGGCCCTGGCGGATGCCGCCGCGGGAGGACGGTTGGGACCCTGCGTGCGCGAGGCCATCGGCGCCACCCGACGGGCTGTCGGCACGAACACCAACCTTGGGGCCGTGCTGCTTCTCGTGCCGTTGGCAATGGTCCCTCGACAGGAATCGCTACGCACAGGTGTGCGCGCCATCTTAACACGTCTCGATCCGGCCGACGCGCAAGGCGTTTACGAAGCCATTCGTCTGGCAATGCCCGGTGGCCTGGGAAAAGTCGACGAGGCCGACATCACCGACCCACCCCCTAGCGACCTGTTGTATGCAATGCGACTGGCTGCCGAGCGTGACCTGGTTGCGCGACAATACGCCAACAATTTCGCGGAAATCTTTGAGTGCGTCCTGCCCGAGTTGCAAGCCGGGGTGCAGGCCTTGTGGCCCTTGGCCGATACGATCGTTCACACGCACCTGCGCTTGTTGAGCCAGCATCCCGACAGCCTGATCGCGCGCAAGTGCGGCCAGCCGATCGCCGCGCAGGCAACCCGTGGTGCCCAACGCGTGCTGGCCGCCGGGCAGCCGGGGGAAACCGCTTATCACGAGGCGCTGGCGGATCTGGACTTCTGGCTGCGTGCCGACGGACATCGCCGCAATCCTGGCACGTCGGCCGACCTGATTACAGCCGGTTTGTTTGCCGCGCTTCGCGAAGGCATAATCGAGACGCCGCTCAACTTTTACGCATCCTGA
- a CDS encoding NTP transferase domain-containing protein: MSRTIAIVQPRLAKPGAKSNYTRKLGGQSLLERVVRRVTDCERLERVAVVISERSEDEAVFDLVPRDVAVFVSQKRDALGQVCDAIDHFRPDSVVCVSADHPCVDPVFVDRLVATATEQPTCDYISYSSRDGQPAIQSSLGVFAEWCRASALLRADRSATATADRDQVTRYLYSHPEIFGVRLIPVPAELDRDDLRLTVAHDEDWEHLHTIYDALGPDRFDWRGIADLLHQHPSVRERMAHLNREPVAP; encoded by the coding sequence ATGTCGAGGACGATCGCGATCGTGCAGCCCCGCCTGGCAAAGCCGGGAGCCAAATCAAACTATACGCGCAAGCTGGGGGGCCAATCGCTGCTGGAGCGCGTCGTGCGACGTGTTACCGATTGCGAGCGCCTGGAACGAGTTGCCGTGGTGATTAGCGAACGGTCCGAAGACGAAGCCGTATTCGACCTGGTGCCGCGTGACGTGGCCGTGTTTGTCAGCCAGAAGCGCGATGCCTTGGGCCAGGTCTGCGACGCGATCGACCACTTCCGGCCGGATTCTGTGGTGTGTGTGTCGGCCGATCATCCCTGCGTCGATCCGGTGTTCGTCGATCGACTTGTAGCGACTGCCACCGAGCAGCCCACCTGTGACTATATCAGCTACAGCTCCCGCGATGGGCAGCCGGCCATCCAATCGTCGTTGGGCGTGTTCGCCGAATGGTGCCGAGCCAGCGCGCTGTTGCGCGCGGATCGCTCAGCAACTGCTACGGCAGATCGCGACCAGGTGACCCGCTATTTGTATTCACATCCCGAGATCTTTGGCGTGCGCTTGATTCCGGTGCCGGCCGAGTTGGATCGCGACGACCTGCGGCTCACCGTGGCGCACGACGAAGATTGGGAGCACTTGCACACGATCTACGATGCCTTGGGCCCAGATCGATTCGACTGGCGCGGAATCGCCGATCTGTTGCACCAGCATCCTTCGGTAAGGGAACGGATGGCGCACTTGAACCGAGAGCCGGTCGCGCCGTGA
- a CDS encoding HAD family phosphatase — translation MNSAPNPQAVVFDLDGLMFNTEELYQDVGAEMLRRRGHEFGPDLLDAMMGRPNRVALQIMIDWHDLAATVEDLTRETAEIFPPILDTRLTPMPGLLELLAALEQHGIPKAIATSSGKRFVDDVLSRFALAPRFDFILTAESVTEGKPHPEVYQKAAAGFHLTPPQMAVLEDSANGCRAAVAAGARVVAVPGGHSAQHDFTGAEFIAQTLGDPRIYTLLGLGQPETGRSS, via the coding sequence ATGAATTCCGCCCCTAACCCACAGGCCGTCGTATTCGATCTCGACGGACTGATGTTCAATACCGAAGAACTGTACCAGGACGTGGGCGCCGAGATGCTCAGGCGTCGTGGACACGAGTTTGGCCCCGATTTGCTCGACGCGATGATGGGGCGCCCGAACCGCGTGGCGCTGCAAATCATGATCGACTGGCACGACCTCGCGGCTACGGTCGAGGACCTGACCCGCGAGACGGCCGAAATCTTTCCGCCGATTCTCGACACCCGGCTGACTCCGATGCCAGGACTACTAGAACTGCTCGCGGCGCTCGAGCAGCACGGCATTCCCAAGGCCATTGCCACCAGCAGTGGCAAGCGTTTTGTCGACGACGTGCTGTCGCGGTTTGCACTTGCGCCACGCTTCGACTTCATTTTGACCGCGGAAAGCGTCACCGAAGGGAAGCCTCATCCCGAGGTTTATCAAAAAGCCGCCGCGGGCTTTCACCTCACTCCCCCGCAGATGGCGGTGCTGGAAGACAGCGCCAATGGCTGCCGCGCCGCCGTGGCGGCGGGGGCGCGGGTGGTGGCAGTGCCAGGAGGGCACAGTGCGCAGCACGACTTTACCGGCGCCGAATTCATAGCGCAAACCCTTGGCGATCCGCGGATTTACACGCTGTTGGGCCTGGGACAGCCCGAGACGGGACGCTCGTCTTGA
- a CDS encoding HAD family hydrolase: MGAEIDLFTSYVTGGLAVRSAPLVSLPDSPINAPRMALSRHDAEDSGAGPSEFSTKVVLVDVEDVLYDASAWQRWLGQLFAPLTPRTLESEFQRHWQAEYLPAVYRGQQEFHAAFARCLSTLGLTAGHVEEIVAASRAQRRRDAGARRLYPGTRSTLSQLKSAGITCGVLTNTDRTAAALRQDLAKLGLADAFDDYFTSVDMQAHLPHAPCFDHALQVLNVPAADVLFVSHDIRELQGAQAAGCQAVAFNARPCAAAIPKIDRFDGVLKLAVPAEVARVAT; this comes from the coding sequence ATGGGCGCGGAAATCGATTTGTTTACGTCGTATGTCACTGGCGGCCTGGCGGTGCGCAGCGCGCCGTTGGTATCTTTGCCAGATTCCCCAATCAATGCGCCACGTATGGCGCTTTCGCGGCATGACGCCGAGGATTCCGGCGCTGGCCCCTCCGAATTCTCGACGAAGGTCGTGCTGGTTGACGTCGAAGATGTGCTCTACGATGCCTCGGCCTGGCAACGCTGGCTGGGGCAACTCTTTGCCCCGCTGACGCCGCGCACCCTGGAGTCGGAATTCCAACGACATTGGCAGGCGGAGTATCTGCCGGCCGTGTATCGCGGCCAGCAAGAGTTTCACGCGGCATTTGCCCGTTGCCTGAGTACGCTCGGGCTAACCGCTGGTCATGTCGAAGAGATCGTCGCGGCCAGTCGGGCGCAGCGCCGTCGCGACGCGGGGGCGCGGCGGCTGTATCCCGGCACTCGTTCGACATTGAGCCAGTTGAAATCCGCGGGCATCACTTGCGGCGTCCTTACCAACACGGACCGAACCGCGGCCGCGTTGCGTCAGGATCTTGCCAAGTTGGGGCTGGCCGACGCGTTCGACGACTATTTCACTTCGGTCGATATGCAGGCTCACCTGCCTCATGCACCCTGTTTTGATCATGCTTTGCAAGTCTTGAACGTTCCGGCGGCCGACGTGTTGTTTGTCAGCCACGACATTCGCGAACTGCAAGGCGCGCAAGCTGCGGGCTGCCAAGCAGTGGCGTTCAACGCGCGCCCGTGCGCGGCTGCCATCCCCAAGATCGATCGATTCGACGGGGTTTTGAAGCTGGCTGTACCGGCCGAAGTGGCGCGCGTCGCAACCTAA